In the genome of Daucus carota subsp. sativus chromosome 9, DH1 v3.0, whole genome shotgun sequence, the window CTACAATGATGAAGGCTGGTACAGATTGGAGAAAAGCTTCGAGGCAGTATTCAAGAGAGAGGTACAACAGTATCAGCTTAAAGTTGATGCAGGATGGTTCGATTCAGATGCCAAATGAGGTTAGGTGAATAATCTCATATGTTTGAGAAACAGAATACATTAAAagaaaagggggagagagagttACTGACATGCAGAGCTTTTAAAGAAGAAAGTGTTccatatttatttgttaattcaTGAATTTATCGTCGTCCAACAATTTTGCAACTGTGTAACGAGACTTAGACTAGTCATCCTGGCGACTATGCCTGATCAGTGGAGAGGCGCTGAGACTAGTCCTCTTGGGAACATGTCTGATCCATGGAGGCACTCTTAACATGCAATCGAAGTAGCTATGCTAAAAATTCGATTGTTAAGACATAGTTCTTGTAGGCAGGAGAGTGAATGTAACTCTTACAAGGAAGTTGCCAAGACTGATACATGTGTTGTATATACTGTTATTTAGGCTCATACGAATATATATCAATGACAATACTTATACAGAACTCTTCATTGAGTCTACCTGTTCATcttgttttttcaatttcaatttcaaaaatgaaCCTTGCTGGTTCATTTTTGAAAGCAAATACTTGTCTAGTCAATAGTGCTTGATTCAAGAATTTAGGTACCATGTGATTGTATTATAGCAACACTGAAGCCAATTTGATAATTTGAACATGTACTTGAATTGAAAGCCAAATGAGTAGAAACTATTACATAGTAGttttcaagtgatgagataAACAACAGGTTTAAACACAGAAGAGCCTGAGCACCTTAATTGCGACAAATACGAGCAGTTGGCATGGTAACACAAACTTGAGCATACTTCTTCTTGGCCTCAGCACTTCCCCTCTTTGGCTCCTCAGCCAGGGCAATGTTTGCCACCGAGCACGCGGCCGCGGCTGCAAACGCAAACATCATTTCCCTCCTGCCATTGCCTGACTCTTCACTCTTGTTGTTGACTTGAATTGTGTTGAGTTTTGATGCCTTGGCCATGACAGTGCTGCTTGGGCGGACAGCCGCAGAAGGCTGTTTTGTGGCGGCCACGACGGCGGAGCCGAGAAATGAGGAGGTCATTGTTACGGAAGCCATTGAGTTTGTGTGATCAAATTTCGGTGGTTTACAAGTAAATGGATAGCTGGAGTGTGGAGGAAGGTGGTTTACACAATAATAGTCTTAAGTCTTACATACAAATTCCATCCGCTAGCTTATCCTCATTAGTATGTTGTCTCAAATGGGATGCCTCCACGTCGCAGTTTATCTGCGCAAGTCTATGTGGCTCACAAGAGTTGGATATGGTTATCAATTTATCATACCATCTGTTGTTGCCTATCACCAACACTCATTTAtcaattgttattttttttccagACAATTAAGGTACTATTTGGGGTTGGTGTTACAAACGGCAACATCAATTTTTTGCCGAAAAACATGTGAAAAAcattttgataaatataaaaacagtTTTTTCGAACAACAGCTTTTAACTGAAAAGCTGTTTTTAAAAACAGCAGGTCCtattcttttgaaaaaaaaaaaaagcgcttttcagcttttgcagaaagcTGTTGCAGATTTTATCAAGTCTCATCAAAAACATAATTTCTTtgtattataattcaaaataagcaaatatcaaaaaatattatcaaataattatctgatttctacaacatgACTTTTTTACTAGTACTTTTTCTGATGGCTTAGCAACTTTTAACAGCAATCCCAAACAGACCTTAAATCTCAGAAGATgtaatttatcttatttttataaataaattacgtAAAAAACAAGTGTACATTCTTTTTCTATAAATAAGTTTTTGTTTTCACAAATAAGAcatgttaaatatttatattatattattaaagccgaCACATTAAGAGTTTAATCACTCTACATTTGGacacacatattttaataaatctttttgttataataaaaaCATCATTCGTCATACTAAATTTTAATTAGCCTTTTTACATGTTTAATTATGAAGAACTTATTTAAAACGTTTCAAGCAAACGTTGTTATCAAGGAGGACATCTCTTGCGCTTGATGATGCGTTAAAGAAGTTAAGAGGTAAGGAGaggataataaatgatgttgtATCTCAAGGTGGTGAGATAATGCTAGCTGTCAAAAGTGCTAGAAGAGGAAAGAGTCGCGTGCGCGATGACCTATGAGAAAGAAGTAAATTTCAGTTGAGTAAGAAGGTATGAGCAATGTCAAGTGTTATTATTGTGGTGTAGAGTGAAAAGGAACTTATGAGATGAACGTAATTTATATCTCTCACGGgtcatatacaaatattttgtCCAAAATTTAAAGAAGACTTGAGATCTTTAAGGAGGTGTAGGGAAAAAACAAAATTGATGATGCGCACTTTACACTTATGTTCTAGGATAAATTTTTGATGGCAAGTGAGGATACTATTCCTGATTCGGTGATGAATAAACAATGTTTGACAATTTATGTACTCGAGAAAATCTTAATAATCACTGTGGGGAATGATGAGAAGATGAAGGTTCAAGGAGTTAAACTGTTTGTCTTAAATTTCATGATGGTATAATTAAGAAAGCTCTTAGTGTGAGATATGTACTAAATGCGAGAAAGAGCGAATGTACAGATTCGTTGGACGAGGACGATGTTGGGCCTGCTAAGCGACCCATAACTCCACAATAATACGATATTGTCCGCTTTGGGCTAAACCCGCACGAATTTGTTTTTGGGCACATCTGAAAAGGCCTCGTACTATTGGAGTTGTTCAGACTGCTTATATTCTAGCTTTATATCCCTTCCACAaccgatgtgggacaactcctaacTCGGCTCGAATTCCGCCTCCTGGTGGCGATTGGGCTCCCCCTAAAGCCCATACTGGAAGTCCGTCTGGCTGTCTGTTCTCCCTAAGGCCAAATTGGAGGGCCCACCTGCCTTACCCTTAAGCCCATTCTGGATAGCCCATCTGCCTCTTCCTAAGCCCATTCTGGAGCCCACTTGAGATTGTTACGGACCTTTTTAACCTCCCTATGATATCACTTGTTGGGCTTGCTAAACGAGCCATAACTCCACAATAATACGATATTGTCCACTTTGGGCCAAGCCACCATGGCTTTGTTTTTGGGCACACTCGTGctattggagttgttttggttgCTTATATTCTAGTTTTATGCCCCTTCCACAAtcgatgtgggacaactcctaacaGGCGAAGTTACAAGGTGTATAAAGAAAAGATCTTGATTCAACGAGGGTTGATGAACAAGAACATCTATTATATATGGCGAAGCAACGAAGATGAAGACCGAGAAAAAGGTAAGATTCTCGGATACAGTTGAAGTTTTAGcgaatttgattcgagagagGATTGTTGGAATGCGCCCCAAATTTCTAAATAAGTTAAGAATCATAATTTGAGAAAGTATCTTTTTAATGATATTGGGGTAATTCTACTTTTGATAGAAACATTAACTGTGGAAGGATTTCCATCCGAGATAGGAAAATATGGTAATTATCATAAAcatgatttgaaataaaataggattaaaatatttgtgatgtctataaatatagttatttgtagGAGTTTTATGTATTGTAAACGTTAGAGAGTTGTGTGAGAGATACACAAAAGAAGACTTTTATGATTAAGTTGAGGTGTTTGTATTCAAGAGTGTTGAGTGAAGGAGCGACTCTGATCGTTTAACACATTTATATTCAGTAGATTTCTGATTTTTATCCTCTCTTGTGCGATTTCCACGTTAATTGTTTGTAATCTTTATTTTCGTATTTgttattatgttttattaaaCGTCAATATATATTAGATCATGCGACCCTAACACAAAGGAGGGGAGAAAAAATGGAATGATGATTGTTAATATacagagttaattgcaatttgcaACTCTTAAATCTTGTTCAATCGCAGAAGAGTACCCATATTTTGAAACGTGATAGTTCACACccatagtttaaaaaaaaaacttagttTTGTAACTTTTTCATTGAAAATTTCCGTAACCGTTAATGTAAAATATGAGATGCTAGTTTACCGGCATTTTCGTACTTGCATACTATACTAGCAAATATCATACAGGAAAAGCGGAAAACTGAATAGCATATCTGAGCAGCAcaattagaaattaaaataaaatttgtgttACATCATAAATTAACAAGGCATCAGAATCAGACATGATGAACCAACATTCATGAGATATAAAAATTAAGCGAAAGTGTTTTTGACAGCATCAGTGGCTCCCTGAGCTGTGACCTTCACTTGTTCCCCAGCCGATGTCAAAACCTCCCCAGTCTTTTCCTTAGCAGATTGCAACACTCCTCCAGTCCCTTCCTTAGCCGCCTCAGCCGTCTCGCAACTCTTGTCTTTCGCTCCTCCAGCCACTTCCTTAGCGTTCTCACCCATCTCAAAGGTCTTCTCCTTTGTGGTCTGCACCGCGCCTCCACTCACCTCCTTGACGGCCTCCGCGGTCTCGACACTCTTGTCCTTTAAGGTCTGCACCTTGTCCTCCTGCGTGGCTTCCTTGGCTTCGCCTTTGCCGAAGACTGAAGAGCTCATATTCTTTATTGCTTCCATTTTTTCTGCGGGATGAAATTTTCTGCATGTCACATAACAACATTTATAGATTTTTTGAGTACAGAGAGTTGTTGCCACGTGGGAGGATCAATCTAACTTTATCCATGCAGTGGCCTGTGGCTCTGCTAACTTGCAACTTTTTGCGGGCACAGTGATTTCGTCGACATGTTTACTTTGTTTGTAGGCTCGATATTTTTATTCCATGTCGACCGACAGATGAACTAACAATGTACTCCAAGTCTCACGTGTTCCATGTAGAAAGTTTTACATAAGATTAATTTACTTATACTTATAGAAAAAGTTCGgttcaataattaaaaaagagaGTTATGTCACaatctaaaaataaatttgaaaatttatataatttgtggGTGTAATTAAGgtttattatatcattatatataagtaaTGTACAATTTGCACCCCAGGAGTTGaagcgctttttcgatttgacctcaaacaatattttttttcaacacacacctaaatattttaaaagtgcTTCGATATACATCTTTTTGACCATCTTCCGTCaagttgaccgttaaagttagcCCTcacaagtttaattttttttcatgtatattttgaaatagagtatatatttgtttaattcgatatgtttattttgttcCTATCCAAACCTTTTGGTAACAAGATTAGCAAAAGGATGAAGTGAAAATATCACATTAACAATTGGTTATGGTGGAAATGAGGTTGGAATAGTTCAAGAGGCTGATATTGTTGTTGACAGGAAATGCAAGCCTATAATATTTCTACAATTTATTAGCAAATACTTGTCTGGTGCTCAATTTGACGACAAATGAGGGCATCACAGGCACAATCAACTTCTAAATGTAAGGTTAACTTTGTATGTAATACATTGTAGAATAGTAATATAAAGCAATGTTTATTCACACTTATGAATTGCAGCATTATATATATTGGATGTAAGAGTGGTGTTAGTTTTCCGATGTTGTTATATAATATCAGAGAGTGTTCGCATCAAATATGGTACAATGAAATATAGTACAAGGTCGACTCCAATCAAACTGATACCCTAATCTACTTACAGTGCTAGAAGATACCCATGCCTTGCACAGGTTATTTTCCGGATTACTTCTGCCCATCTAAACGCTGCCAATGCAGACTTCTAGTCATCCTGAAATCTATAAAGCAGCTAAGCAACAAGGTCATGCAAAACAGATTGTAAACTTTTGACACTGTTTTCAGGTCTAACCTTAGCTATAAGTATGTCAGGATCGCACTTATCTTTCATATCTTCACGACATTCTTCCTTATCAACAATTCCAGAGTATGCCAAGCCTAAAGCCTAACGACGCCAGCCTATATACGATAGGATTACAAAAGTTAATAAATGCACATATTTGATGTTTTAGTATTTTTCATATAAAGAAAAGTCACCTACACATCTGACATCTGAGGTACTGATTCTACGGGCATGTAAAAGAAAATCGGAAGGGGTCTACTTGGTTTCTCTGGTTAAgtaaaattgatatattctatggTTTTGAAGATTAAAATGAAGTTAGTTTGAATCTTTTTCATTCTTTATCACAGAATCTAACTTTCAGTATAGAGAGCAACTCTGGGTTGTAAACGAGGCAAATATTACCACTGAACTTTGTGGCTACTCTTATTTAACACATTAATCTTGGAAGGAAAAACAAATGATTATGAAAATACAAGTCAAATTCGACGTTCTTAAGCAGTCTGACTGTGAGTAAAAATTGAACAGTCATGATTCTTTCAACTAGTAGCATATCAGTATCTTATAAGTAATCAGCATAGCAACACACTACATCTGATCCTAAAAACAAGGTTAAGCAGTTAAAAGTCCCTGCTGCAGATCACCAACACTTACACTGATCAACATTAGCATAACAAACTAAAATCAGTACCTACTAAAATAGCTCTTCATAGCAAGATTCACAGAACACATCAGATTCAGAATATGCACAAAACTCACAACATCCTAAAAAAACCAGATAACATGTGAAGTTCTGTAGCCAGTgtacaaataaaaatcaaactgATGACactaaattattatatactaACAGAGCAAGAGACTAGTATAATAACTAGCAGATAGTATTGCAGACTTGTAATTATGCAGTATACTAACCTGAGAGAGCGAATAACCTGAGATCCAACGTCAACTGTTTTCACATAATTAGCAGCATACAAATGTTGCAGGATGGATTCCACTTGCACGACAATCTTGGCCACCGTCTCACCATCATAAATAGATTCAAAACAATACTTCAAGTACCTCAGTTCGTACCTTGGATCAAGCAAATCAGACAAAAATAGTAGTGGGTTTATGTTATCCACATCTCCCCAATATTTGTCAAATTTCCCCTTCATGCTAGCAGCCATGATAGATAGCAAGGAATCATTAGCATCAACTGGATCACTCAATTGACCATGAATCTCACAAATTTCACGATAAAAATTGTTCATGTAGTGTGCCACTAAGCTTCAAAGTTGCTTCATAAAAGGTAGCTAAAAACTTGACAAAAACAGATGTCGAATGAATCAATAGAGTTTGGTTGTCCAATCCTATTTTTTCCACTTTCTTTCTCCATAAAGTAACTAAGAAATTTGTCATCTTCCTATTCATACCTTGTAAATTCCTTCTCAAATTTAAAAGCGCCATCAAGCATCAAATAAGTGATGTTCCACCCAGTATCTTCATACCTGACATGGCTGCTCCATATTTTTATGTACTGAAATCTCTTCGGCAACAATGAAAACAAAGACAAACAGTTACAATGGAACATCATTATACTATTATAGAGTAGAAAAATTTGCCTTTGGCACAGCCGCACAGATCAATGATTGCAGGAGTTAAACATTAGGTTTAGTGAACAAGCAACAGAGCTTCTCATTTTGAGTACATCATTGAATCCTAGAGATGGTTACAGACCATTTATGCTTGCTGAAAAATTCTATCCTGGagatttttgaaagaagatAAATTTGTTTGAAGTGTGAATTATAGCATTATGGCCTAGATATTCCTACTCATCCAGATTTCAAGAATATTTCTACTCTTGGTTATTAATGTCAAGGAATGGTGATAACAGGGGAAAGTCGGAGTCTATTCACCAGTAGATAGATTTTTACGTCTTATCTTGACACTTCGTGCATCTACCGCAACATATGAAGGAGCTTTTTCAGCTATGAAAATAGTAAAAACAAGTCTTCTTAGTCTAATGCAaaattgttttttgaaaaatatgttataaaaatCTACTTCGACAGAGTGTAGTGATTTCCTAAACATTAAGGATCCATGTTTTATTGCTCATAAATAAGTGAGGGGTAACTCATTCCTTGTTTATCTTTATTGATTAAATATTCATCTCCCATCTTTTGTACActctttctcatattttttcattatattttggttaatgaatttgaatttaatactatagtaataataataataatagagaacaCAATTTAGCTTTTTCAGAAAACTACAGCCGTAGTATTcatattttaagcaagaattGAGAGATTTTAACTAGAACAAACAAAGTAACCCGaagtataataaaataataggtTATCGTCCTACTGAATTCGAATTTATTAGAGTATAGGAGTTTATTTAATAGTTAGAAATTTTAACatatagtaatttattttttcagtaAATTTGAATTCAGTAGGATGATAAGTCGTCTCTGGATTGTTGGAGTTGTTAATCAATATAgaattctcattttcaaaaatttctactccatattttatatttttaggaaCTTGCCGGAGATAGAGGTGGCAATATGGATGCAAAACcattaaaccaatccaaaccaaaccaaaattgtgaATTTGGATCCATCTGaaatcacatttagaaaaatggatttggtttggtttttagtctcacatttctcacaaaatatggTTCTAACCACATTTGGTCTCACTTTTAAGATTTCTTATAACTCTCCACACACACTATtatgtttcttttcttttctttctttctttttgctaattatCACATGCACATCCCATGGTTTGAACTCATGACCTTACTTGGAGAAGCCAAGAGCTTAAACCACTCCATCaactcacacactcacacatacttttgttatatttagtattcattatattgtgatttgagtgtattaacttttgttcattatataaaacttatttttacttactaaactagttacccataattcaaactaaaaccataaccaaatttattaatatatggtttgaAAATGGTTTTGGTTCATCTATCCAAACCAAATCTATTTTAtaagaaccaaaaccaaaccaaaaccacATTTTGCCACCTCTAGCCGGAGATACTCTTGTTGTTatggttttaacttttaatctatcacaagatattttgttattaaaaatGGAGAAAATCTAGTAGTCTAGTAGACAGAACAGAAAGCAACTCAGAAGCAGAAACACAACATAACATGATAGCATTATTGAATCAAACATGGCACCAGCTAGACAGAGTACAACATCACATGAATCTGTTACAATTAATTAGACCATGATCAAACAAGCCTGCAGCATTATTCCCTCAGACTTTCTTCTCTGCAGCAGGAGCAAAAGCATTCTTAACAGCATCAGTGGCTCCCTGAGCCATGACCTTGGCTTGTTCACCAGCCCCTACCAGAACCTCCCCGGTCTTGTCCTTCCCGGCTATAGCCGTTTGCTTCGCCGACTCCCCGAAAACCGTAGCCTTCTCCATTGTGGTCTGCATGATTCCTCCGGCTCCCTCAGCAGCTGGAGCCTTCTCGGGGGTCTTGTCCTTGGCTTCACCAGTGCCGAACACAGAAGAGCTCATTTTGTTTATTGCATCCATTgtgtttaatttcttttagGTGGAATTGAGTGATGATATTTTTGTGGGCTGCCATGCAAGTGAATATATAGATTTATGTGGCCACTCAGCTCATGCCACGTGGGAGTATGTAAGTTTATCTGCGGTCCAAATGAATTGGCCGACATGTTTTCACCTAGGCAGTTGGCATTTTAATTTTCACGTTTTGCATCATTAATACTATAACTGAAATTTTCACCTAGGCAGTTGGTACTTCGaagatattttgttttaaatttaagtcacttgtaaatatattatatttctaaaCGAAAATTTAACTAGGTTTCAAGTACTtttcatttttatgtttttgtttttatcttTTGATGAGGTGATAATTatagaattaatatatatttttctataaatatatataattactattTACTAATTAGATATAGGAAAGGTCAAAAAAGGTATAGAACGTCGAGGATTTGCGGAAGAGTTG includes:
- the LOC108202752 gene encoding photosystem II 5 kDa protein, chloroplastic; this translates as MTSSFLGSAVVAATKQPSAAVRPSSTVMAKASKLNTIQVNNKSEESGNGRREMMFAFAAAAACSVANIALAEEPKRGSAEAKKKYAQVCVTMPTARICRN
- the LOC135146761 gene encoding late embryogenesis abundant protein Dc3-like, whose product is MEAIKNMSSSVFGKGEAKEATQEDKVQTLKDKSVETAEAVKEVSGGAVQTTKEKTFEMGENAKEVAGGAKDKSCETAEAAKEGTGGVLQSAKEKTGEVLTSAGEQVKVTAQGATDAVKNTFA